CGAAGAAGATCTCGACAAGGCGGAACATTTCTTCAAAGCAAAGGGCCTTCCTGTGGACTGGGTCGAGCGGCCTTATCAGTCGCGGACCTTCCGCACGCGCGATCCGCACGGCATCCCGCTGGAATTCTACTCAAGGATGGACCGCCTGCCGCCGATCCATCAGCAATATGCGCTCTATAAAGGCGTGAAGCCGCTCCGGATCGACCACTTCAACTGTTTCTCGCCCGACGTCGATGCGTCGGTTGCCTTTTACAACGAGCTCGGTTTCCGCGTGACCGAATACACCGAGGACGAGGAGAGCGGCCGGCTCTGGGCCGCTTGGACCCATCGCAAGGGTGGCGTCCATGACATCGCCTTTACCAATGGCCGCGGACCGCGCCTGCACCACACCGCCTTCTGGGTGCCGACCCCGCTCAACATCATCGACCTGCTCGACCTGATGGCAACCACCGGATGGGTTGCCAATATTGAACGCGGCCCGGGCCGTCACGGCATTTCCAATGCCTTCTTTCTTTATATCCGCGACCCGGATGGCCATCGGATCGAGATCTACTGTTCCGACTACCAGACGGTCGATCCGGACCTGGAGCCGATCAGGTGGGATCTGAAAGACCCGCAGCGCCAGACCCTCTGGGGTGCACCTGCCCCAAGAGCTGGTTCGAGGAAGGTTCGGTTTTTGAAGGAACCGACGTCAGGGCACCAAGCCTTGCGGCCCAGCCCATCGTTGCGCCATAGGTGGTCATATGAACTGGACCGATTTTGCTTCGTGGAGCCGTCGTTTTGCCGACTGGACGGCGGACTACCACCGCTCCCTCCGCACCCGGCCCGTCCGCGCACAGGTCGCACCGGGCCAGATCCTGAATGCGCTGCCGGAGGCACCACCCGAACTCGCCGAAGAGATGGAACGGATCTTCGCCGATTTCGAGAAGATCGTGTTGCCGGGCATGACTCATTGGCAGCACCCACGGTTCTTTGCCTATTTCCCGGCCAACGCTTCGCCGCCGTCCATTCTCGCCGAGCAGCTGGTCACCGCGATGGCCGCCCAGTGCATGCTCTGGCAGACCTCACCGGCGGCAACGGAAATGGAAACGAAGATGATGGACTGGCTGCGCCAGGCCGTCGGTCTTCCGGACAATTTCACCGGCGTGATCCAGGACAGCGCCTCCACCGCAACGCTCGCCGCCGTCCTGACCATGCGCGAAAAGGCCCTCAGCTGGGATGGCAATACATCCGGCCTGTCCGGCCAGAAAACGCTGCGTGTTTATGCCTCCAACGAAGTGCACACGTCGATCGACCGTGCCATCTGGATTTCCGGCATCGGCGCGGACAATCTGGTGCGGATCCCGGTCAAGGGACAGAACCGCTCCATGGATCCGGACGCGCTCCGGGATGCGATCGAGGCCGACCTTGCAGAAGGGTACCTGCCGGCCGGCATCATTGCCTGTACCGGCGGCACCGGTGTCGGCGCGTCAGACGACGTTACCGCCGTGGTCAAGATGGCCAGGGAACACGGCCTTTATGTCCATCTCGATGCGGCCTGGGCGGGCGCCGCCATGATCGCACCGGAGTACCGGGAGCTCTGGACCGGTGTCGACGGCGTCGATTCCATGGTCTTCAATCCGCACAAGTGGATGGGCGCCCAGTTTGATTGCTCGGCGCATTTTGTCCGTGATCCGGAAGACCTGGTGCGTACATTGGCGATCCGGCCGGAATATCTGAAGACCCATGGCCATGACGGTGTCATCAACTATTCCGAATGGTCGATCCCGCTCGGCCGCCGTTTCAGAGCCCTGAAACTATGGTTCCTGATCCGCTCCTACGGACTGGAAGACCTGCGCCAGCGCATCCGCAACCATGTTGCCTGGTCCGGAAAACTTGCCGAGCGCCTGCGCGCCGAACCGGACTTCGAGATCACATCCGAACCGGTTCTCTCGCTTTTCAGTTTCCGCCATGCACCCGCTGGCGCCGCGGATCTCGACGCCCTCAATCAACGCCTTGTCGATGCCATCAACGACGATGGCCGCATCTACCTGACCCAGACGCTCCTTGATGGCGCCAAGGTCATCCGGTTTCAGGTCGGCCAGTTCGACTGCACCGAAGACGACGTTGCCTATGCCCTTGACGTCATTACGGATGTCGCCCGCAACCTGGAGCCCTCATGACCCGCCTTGCGACCTACAGCGTCAATGGTGAAATCTTTTACGGCGCGGTGACCGGCGATGGCATGATCGCGCTGTCGCCCCTGTTCTCCCATTGGCCGACGCTCTACGACGCCTTGCGTGCAGGCGGCTTGCAGGATCTCATCGACGCAGCAGCAGACCGACCTGTCACGCATACGGACGTCACCTATGAGATGGTGCTGCCCAATGCACCGCGAATCCTGTGTGTCGGCGTCAACTTCCCCGACCGGAATGCGGAATACAAGGACGGCAGCAGCCAGCCGAAATACATGTCCCTGTTTCCGCGCTTTGCCAGCGGGTTCACCGGACATGACCGACCGCTGATCCGGCCGCCCGAAAATCACACACTCGATTACGAGGGCGAAGTTGCCATCGTCATCGGCAAGGCCGGACGGCGCATCAGGCCCGAAGACGCCTATGACCACATCTGCGCCCTGACACTCTGCAACGAGGGCACCATCCGCGACTGGGTGCGGCACGCAAAATTCAATGTTACCCAGGGCAAGAACTGGGACTGCTCCGGTGCCATGGGTCCCTGGCTGGTGCCTTTCGAAAGGGCAGAACAGCTGGACGAGGCGCGCCTCGTCACCCGCGTCAACGGCGAGGTCCGTCAGGACGACTACCTGAAGCGCATGACGTTCCCGATCCGGGAAGAGATCGCCTATATTTCGACCTTCATGACCCTTCAGCCCGGCGACATCATCGTGACCGGCACACCGACGGGTGCGGGTGCCCGCTTCGACCCGCCCCGATATCTGAAACCCGGCGACGTGGTCGAGATCGAAGTGGACGGGATCGGTCTTCTCAGGAACGGTGTGGATGACGAACAATGAGGCTCTCCGACACGGATATCTCACAGGCGGCCGCAGACCTGCTCACCGCAGAGCAGTCTCTGACGCAAATCGGCCTTCTAACAAAACGCCACCCTGATCTCGACATGGACGGCGCCTATGCCATCCAGAAAGCCTTTGCCAGGGCCAAGCTGGATGCCGGGCGCAAGGTCATCGGCTGGAAGATCGGCCTGACGTCAAAGGCCATGCAGGATGCGCTCAAGATCAACATTCCCGACAGCGGTGTTCTGTTTGACGACATGCTGTTTGAAAACGCTGGCACCATACCGAAAACCCGCTTCATCCAGCCACGCATCGAAGCGGAGATCGCCTTCGTGATGAAGGCACCTCTGGGTGGTGACACTGTCACCAGAGACCAGGTTCTGGCGGCAACCGACTACGTCTGTCCGAGCCTTGAAATTCTGGACACACGCATCCTGCGGGTCGATCCGGAGACTGGCCAAACCCGCAAGGTCTTCGACACGATCGCCGACAATGCCGCCAATGCCGGACTGGTGCTGGGCACCGAGAAACACGATCCCGGCGCAACTGACCTTCGCTGGGTCGGAGCGATTGTCACCCGCAACGGCGAGGTCGAGGAGACCGGCCTCGGCGCCGGCGTTCTCAACGATCCGGTGGAAAGTGTGGTCTGGCTGGCCCGGCGCATGGCAGGATACGGCCAGACGATTGAAGCCGGCCAGGTCATTCTGTCCGGCTCTTTCATCCGGCCGGTGGAATGCCCGTCCGGTGCTGAAATCCACGCCGATTTCGGACCGTTCGGCTCGGTCTCCTGTTCTTTTTCCTGAGGAAAGAAAATGCCTGCACCGGTGAACGCCTTCAAAGCTGCCCTGAAGAACAACGACGTCCAGATGGGATGCTGGGTTGGCCTGGCCGATCCGTATGTCGCGGAAATCACGGCGAGCGCAGGTTTCGACTGGCTGCTGATCGACTGTGAACACGCGCCCAACGACCTGCGCTCCATGATGGCCCAGCTCCGGGTCGTGGAGGCCTCGGACAGCAAGCCCGTCGCTCGGCTGCCGATCGGCGACACCACTTTGATCAAGCAGTTTCTGGATGCCGGCGCCCAGACCTTGCTGATCCCGATGGTGGAAAGCAAGGCTCAGGCCGAAGAACTTGTGCGTGCGGTCCGCTATCCACCGCAGGGCATGCGCGGAGTTGGATCGGCCCTTGCCCGTGCCTCGGGTTTTTCGGCCATTCCGGACTACCTGAAGACGGCCGACGCCGAAATCTGCCTGCTGCTCCAGGTCGAAAATCGCGCAGGCCTTGCCGAACTGGACGGCATTCTCTCCGTTGAGGGTGTCGATGGCGTCTTCATTGGTCCGGCGGATCTCGCTGCCGACATGGGTCATATCGGTGAGCCCATGCACCCGGACGTCGTCGCCACGATCACGGACGCGCTGACGCGGATCAGCTCAGCCGGCAAGGCGCCGGGCATCCTGACCACCAATGCCGATTTCGCCGCCACCTGCCTGAAACTCGGCTCCCTGTTTGTTGCAACAAGCATCGACGTTACGCTCTATGCTGCGGCAATCCGCAAGGCGGCCGAAGTATCGCGGGAGCTGCGAAAAACTTCATCGGCAGAATAGGCAAGTTAACCGAACACTGTTTTGTGCTCTGCAAAAACAGCAGAGCTTTGCAGGGCTGTTATGCGAAATTAGGGGTGAGATTCGCGGAATCCCGCATTGAATTCTTAACGTGTCTCGCTTAAGTGTCGCGAAAGATCAAACAGCCATCATCCTGCACAATCGGCAGGCAGAAGAGGAGATCGGCATGACACGTGATGATCTCATTCGCGAGTACAAGGAGCACAGCGGGACCTGGCCGGCGCTGGTCGGTGTCTATGCGCTTATTGTCGGTGCGATGGTTGTTTCCGGCTATTTGATGGTCGGCTGAACCGTCCTGCCACACGCGTGGTTTTGAGTTTTGAACACCCCCGGATCAGCTGATCCGGGGGTGTTTGTTTTTCCGGCCTGCTTCAAACGTCAGCCGCCTCACCAATGGCATCCGTGCCCCGTTCATCGAGCAGCGTTGTCAGCCAGTTCGGATCCATCTCGGGAACCGATGACAAAAGCAGGTCGGTGTAAGGGTGATGCGGCGGGGTGAACATTTCGTCCTTCGGCCCCTGTTCGACCACTTTACCTCTTTGCATCACCACCACCTCATCGGCGATCGACCGCACGGTTGCCAGATCGTGAGTGATGAACATATAGGCGAGGTTGAACTCCTGCTGCAGCCGGTCGAGCAATTTCAGAATGCCTTCCGCCACCAGCTGGTCGAGCGCGCTGGTCACCTCGTCGCAGATGATGAAGGCCGGGTTGGCCGCCAGCGCACGGGCGATGCCGACACGCTGCTTCTGTCCACCTGAGAGTTCGGGCGGATAACGATTGTAGAATTTGGCCGGGTCCAGCTCGATCAGGTCGAGCAACTCGTCTACCCGGTTCTTCAGCTCCGCGCCGTGCAATCCGCTATAGAACTGCGCCGGGCGGCCGATAATATCGCTGATCCGGATCTTCGGGTTCAGCGCGGTATCAGCCATCTGGTAGATCATCTGCGCCTGACGCAGCTGGTCTTTTGAGCGATCCTGATAGCGCGGCGGCAATTCCTCGCCATTGAAGAGGATCTTGCCCTTTGAGGGTGGAAGAAGGCCCGTGATGCAGCGCGCCGTGGTCGACTTGCCCGAGCCGGATTCGCCCACCACCGCAACGGTCATACCCGGATAGATGTCAAAGGAGACATCATCCAGCACCTTGACCTTACCATAGGCTGCATCGATGCCCTGAACCGAGACGATGGGCAGCGCATCGGCACTGGCCGGCCGCGACTTTTGCGGCCTTTTGAAGCTGCGCACGGCCCACAGGCTCTTGGTATACTCTTCCTTAGGAGTGTCGAGCATCTGTGCGGTTGGCGCTTCCTCGACTTCCTCTCCCTTCAGCAGCACCTTGATTGTGTCCGCCATCTGCGCCACGACCGCCAGATCGTGGGTGATGTAGATCGCAGCGGTGTTGAACTGGTCAACAATGTCCCGGATTGCGGCCAGCACCTCGATCTGGGTGGTCACGTCCAGCGCCGTGGTCGGCTCGTCGAAGATGATCAGGTCCGGACGGCAGGCCATCGCCATGGCGGTCATGGCGCGCTGCAGCTGACCGCCGGACACCTGGTGCGGATAGCGGAAACCAATCTCATCCGGATTGGGCAGACGAAGCCGCTGGTAGAGCTCCATCGCATCTTCCTGCGCCTCGACCCTTTTCTGGATCCGGTACTGGATCGGGGCTTCCGTGTGCTGATCGATGATCTTGTGAGAAGGATTGAAGGAGGCCGCAGCGGACTGGGCCACATAGGCGATCCGCGACCCGCGCAGGGCCCGCAGGGCAGATTCCGGTGTTGTGGTCAGCTCCATGCCGTCGAACTCGATCGAGCCGCCGGAAATCCGGCAGCCGTCGCGCGCAAACCCCATGGACGCCAGTCCGATGGTAGACTTACCAGCCCCGGACTCGCCGATCAGGCCGAGAACCTCTCCCTTGTGCAGGGTGAGATCGACCCCGTGGACAATCTCGATCCATTTCTCGTCGGAATAGCCTTCGATACGCAGACCCTCGATCTGCAGGAGCACGTCTTTCTTTGGAACCATGCTCAAACCTCCTTCAGGCCGGAGGACCGGAACAGCATCCAGTCGACGACAAAGTTGACCGCAACCGTCAGCAGCGCAATGGCGGCTGCCGGGATCAGCGGTGTCATTTCACCGAAGGAGATCAGGGTGGCGTTCTCGCGCACCATGGACCCCCAGTCAGCGGTTGGCGGTTGAATGCCCAGCCCGAGGAAGGACAGACCCGCGATCAACAGGAACACGAAGCAGAATTCCAGACCGAATTCGGCAATCAAAGGCGCCGTTGAATTCGGCAGGATCTCCTTGCGGATCAGGTACCAGGTGCCTTCCCCGCGCAGCTTTGCCGCTTCGATATAGTCCATCACCACGACGTTGCCCGCGACGGCTCGGGTCAGACGGAAAACACGCG
This genomic interval from Labrenzia sp. VG12 contains the following:
- a CDS encoding aldolase/citrate lyase family protein, translated to MPAPVNAFKAALKNNDVQMGCWVGLADPYVAEITASAGFDWLLIDCEHAPNDLRSMMAQLRVVEASDSKPVARLPIGDTTLIKQFLDAGAQTLLIPMVESKAQAEELVRAVRYPPQGMRGVGSALARASGFSAIPDYLKTADAEICLLLQVENRAGLAELDGILSVEGVDGVFIGPADLAADMGHIGEPMHPDVVATITDALTRISSAGKAPGILTTNADFAATCLKLGSLFVATSIDVTLYAAAIRKAAEVSRELRKTSSAE
- a CDS encoding fumarylacetoacetate hydrolase family protein, producing MTRLATYSVNGEIFYGAVTGDGMIALSPLFSHWPTLYDALRAGGLQDLIDAAADRPVTHTDVTYEMVLPNAPRILCVGVNFPDRNAEYKDGSSQPKYMSLFPRFASGFTGHDRPLIRPPENHTLDYEGEVAIVIGKAGRRIRPEDAYDHICALTLCNEGTIRDWVRHAKFNVTQGKNWDCSGAMGPWLVPFERAEQLDEARLVTRVNGEVRQDDYLKRMTFPIREEIAYISTFMTLQPGDIIVTGTPTGAGARFDPPRYLKPGDVVEIEVDGIGLLRNGVDDEQ
- a CDS encoding pyridoxal-dependent decarboxylase yields the protein MNWTDFASWSRRFADWTADYHRSLRTRPVRAQVAPGQILNALPEAPPELAEEMERIFADFEKIVLPGMTHWQHPRFFAYFPANASPPSILAEQLVTAMAAQCMLWQTSPAATEMETKMMDWLRQAVGLPDNFTGVIQDSASTATLAAVLTMREKALSWDGNTSGLSGQKTLRVYASNEVHTSIDRAIWISGIGADNLVRIPVKGQNRSMDPDALRDAIEADLAEGYLPAGIIACTGGTGVGASDDVTAVVKMAREHGLYVHLDAAWAGAAMIAPEYRELWTGVDGVDSMVFNPHKWMGAQFDCSAHFVRDPEDLVRTLAIRPEYLKTHGHDGVINYSEWSIPLGRRFRALKLWFLIRSYGLEDLRQRIRNHVAWSGKLAERLRAEPDFEITSEPVLSLFSFRHAPAGAADLDALNQRLVDAINDDGRIYLTQTLLDGAKVIRFQVGQFDCTEDDVAYALDVITDVARNLEPS
- a CDS encoding ABC transporter ATP-binding protein — encoded protein: MVPKKDVLLQIEGLRIEGYSDEKWIEIVHGVDLTLHKGEVLGLIGESGAGKSTIGLASMGFARDGCRISGGSIEFDGMELTTTPESALRALRGSRIAYVAQSAAASFNPSHKIIDQHTEAPIQYRIQKRVEAQEDAMELYQRLRLPNPDEIGFRYPHQVSGGQLQRAMTAMAMACRPDLIIFDEPTTALDVTTQIEVLAAIRDIVDQFNTAAIYITHDLAVVAQMADTIKVLLKGEEVEEAPTAQMLDTPKEEYTKSLWAVRSFKRPQKSRPASADALPIVSVQGIDAAYGKVKVLDDVSFDIYPGMTVAVVGESGSGKSTTARCITGLLPPSKGKILFNGEELPPRYQDRSKDQLRQAQMIYQMADTALNPKIRISDIIGRPAQFYSGLHGAELKNRVDELLDLIELDPAKFYNRYPPELSGGQKQRVGIARALAANPAFIICDEVTSALDQLVAEGILKLLDRLQQEFNLAYMFITHDLATVRSIADEVVVMQRGKVVEQGPKDEMFTPPHHPYTDLLLSSVPEMDPNWLTTLLDERGTDAIGEAADV
- the hpaH gene encoding 2-oxo-hept-4-ene-1,7-dioate hydratase, translated to MRLSDTDISQAAADLLTAEQSLTQIGLLTKRHPDLDMDGAYAIQKAFARAKLDAGRKVIGWKIGLTSKAMQDALKINIPDSGVLFDDMLFENAGTIPKTRFIQPRIEAEIAFVMKAPLGGDTVTRDQVLAATDYVCPSLEILDTRILRVDPETGQTRKVFDTIADNAANAGLVLGTEKHDPGATDLRWVGAIVTRNGEVEETGLGAGVLNDPVESVVWLARRMAGYGQTIEAGQVILSGSFIRPVECPSGAEIHADFGPFGSVSCSFS